The sequence CTTATAGTAGAGTATGCAAAAAGACcacaaaatatttcataatttaggAGCTTTATTGTTCATCACCACAGACAAACAGAGACAAATTTAAAGCTATAACCGCCTAAACATGCCTGAACTTTGAAGAGTTCTGCAATAGTCCATAATAATGGAAGAATTCCTAATGATTTCCCATATCTTGGCAGAATTTTTCAGCCAATCGCGCTCGGACAGAGTCCTTGAGAAAGATGAACCTCTCTTAGACAATACCTGATCCCGCAAATTCCATAACGCTGATATGTGGCTTTCATACTGTGGCTTCAAGGAATCATCCTTATTTCTAGATggtattagaaataattttaaagattCAGATTCTCGGCCAGCACTATGGTCGTTGAGAGAAACAGCAGAAACTTGACTCTCTTTGGCAGTGTTTTGGTTTTCTGATCTCACAAAAGATGATGAGCAAAAGAACTGTGAGAGTGCCTTCTTCAGTTGGACAAGGTTGCATGGTGCTAGATCTTCAGTGCGTAGCTTTGTATGCACAAAAACTGGTTCGGCCATGTACTCTCCTTCACTGTCAAGAATTTTGTCTCTGTTTTCTTTCTCAGAACTTTGAGGATGAGAAAGGGTTAAAGATGATGGATCAGGTACACCATGCTTAAGCAAATCAACCACTGACATGAGTTGCCACATGCTAGCATCATGGACTCCCTCTGATACAACCAATATAATGTGACAAATGGATGCCAGCAGAACACCAAGCTGGATACTTAATAGTTCATGAGCTAGCTCAGCTGATAAAGATTCACCGCTTAGTATGGGTATGGTGGATGAGCCATCTGGTCTAATCATTTCAGCCAAAACCGATGGGCTAAAAACAGGCTGTGTATCAAGCAGTATAATCCGTTCAGATGAAACCCGTGGTTCAATGCCAACCGTACAATGTTTTGCCATAGTCCTAGTTTCTTCTGCTTCTATGGCAAAAGGAGGAAGAGTTCCAGGTGAGGCAGCATCAAAACCATAAATTTCATTCATTATAGTTGACTTCCCAACCCCTGGAGGACCAATCACACCCACTACTGTAAAGTCCGTGTTATCCGTTAGAAACGGGAGAAAACGATCAGTGTGGAAATCCCAGGTGTCAGAGAGAAGATTAAGAGATCCAACGGAGGGAAGACGCGGGCGGTGAGCTGCAGAATCATCGTCAGGTCCACCACGGTTGAATTTACCAGCGGTAACAAGTCCAGGTTTGGCTAATAGGATTTTGGGTGCTTGATGAGACACAGATGATTGATTGGAACTGGGGTTTCCACCACTGCCCGCCATCGGTTCCCTTTTCTAGTCTATTATCTGAGTCGGCTCACACTGACAGTGGTTGAAGTAGCCACAGCTTCTCGTAAGATTTCAAAATGAGCCAGATCACTGCTTGCCCTCCTTGGGGATGTCCTTCAGTATCTACTTTGGCTTTGCCTTTTCCAATTCCCAGCAGAAACATCAATGGCATGTCATGTTCATCTTATACACATAAACAGAATGACTGCAAACAATTACGAAATAAGCAAAAATGAAGGATTCAATTTACAAAGAGAAACAAGTTAATAAGATAATAACTAGAAGTAATTCCCaaataagaaatgagaagacGTGCAAAGATTAACATACAATATAAGGAGATGAGAAAGATAAGAAGTGAAAGGAGAAGGAAATCAAATTCAAACCTACAAGTCAAgaataaaattctaaaatcagTTTTCTAAGGGACTTAGGCTTCTAATTATGGAATAAAAACAAATTGCTTCTCCTGTGATTATACATTGAACTTGGTACAGCGGAACTAGCAGTAGTTTGTAGTTTACAGAAACAAGATTGACGAACAATCTTTCTCAGGAACCAAGCCAGACACGACTTCACAGTAAGTTCTTTTGCTCATACTAACCGGAATGTCTTAACTGCACATACATAAACCACCCACCTTGGTCGCAATATGATACAGAATCAGAAAACAAATCATAAAATGTTTTCGCCAATTAAGGGGGAAGAATACCAttaaggcataggtgtacttaCATTAGATCTCTACATAACCTATGCCATGCTAgcaaaacatattttaaaactacAAAAACCATTTGTCAATTTAATAAGACAAAGGCAGCTGAAATGTCTGCGGAATGCAACAACTACGAGATCTAAACCACACCACCCTAAAATGGCCAAGGTATTCGAACCTTACATACTA comes from Capsicum annuum cultivar UCD-10X-F1 chromosome 2, UCD10Xv1.1, whole genome shotgun sequence and encodes:
- the LOC107860781 gene encoding nonsense-mediated mRNA decay factor SMG9: MAGSGGNPSSNQSSVSHQAPKILLAKPGLVTAGKFNRGGPDDDSAAHRPRLPSVGSLNLLSDTWDFHTDRFLPFLTDNTDFTVVGVIGPPGVGKSTIMNEIYGFDAASPGTLPPFAIEAEETRTMAKHCTVGIEPRVSSERIILLDTQPVFSPSVLAEMIRPDGSSTIPILSGESLSAELAHELLSIQLGVLLASICHIILVVSEGVHDASMWQLMSVVDLLKHGVPDPSSLTLSHPQSSEKENRDKILDSEGEYMAEPVFVHTKLRTEDLAPCNLVQLKKALSQFFCSSSFVRSENQNTAKESQVSAVSLNDHSAGRESESLKLFLIPSRNKDDSLKPQYESHISALWNLRDQVLSKRGSSFSRTLSERDWLKNSAKIWEIIRNSSIIMDYCRTLQSSGMFRRL